The Granulicella sp. 5B5 nucleotide sequence CTCAATGTCATCCCGTTCTTCGTCCCGCCGCTACGCGATCGCAAGGAAGACATCCCGCTCCTCTCGCGCGAGTTCCTCTCCGACCTCGGCCAGCAGTACGGCCGCCCGCACGTCGAGATCGCCGACTCCGCCCTCGCCGCACTCAAGCTCTACCACTGGCCCGGCAACGTCCGCGAGCTCCGCAACGTCATCGAGCGCGTCCTCATCCTCAACCCCAAGGCCCAGCGCATCGAAGCCAAACATCTGCCCATGCTGGTTCAGCGCACCGAAGGCGTCACCCCACGCAGCGACAGCACCAGCCCGCGCACCTCCAACGGCAAGGAAGAGTTCACCACGCTCCAGCAGGCCCGCGAGGCCTACGAGCGCGACTACATCCTCAAAGAGCTCGACCGTAACCTGGGCAACGTCTCCCGCGCCGCCGAGTCCCTCGGCCTCGAGCGCTCCCACCTCTACCGCAAGATGAAAGCCCTCGGCATCGCCACCAGAGAATAGCCATCACCACCCGCGAATAGCTTTTTAGTCTGTCATTTCCCTGAAGGGAATCGGCATTTGCCATTGCCGTCGCTTGTTTTCCTCTGCGCCTTCTGCGTGCTCCTCCTCTGCGTCCTTTGCGTTAAAACTTTTGCCGCAGCAAGCGCCGAAGGCGCGAGCATAACCTCGCGCTTAACGGCCGAACGTCGCCACAATCCCCACACCCAAGCGAAAATCATTCTGGATATTGTCGGTGCTGCCCAAACAGCGCCCTCACCCGCGCAACTTCGGCGGTCGCAAGGCATCCTGCCGACATCCAGACGCTTCCTATTGAAGGGAGATAGTCATCATGCCACGCCCCTTCTGGTCCGGTCAGATACAAATTTCGCTCGTCTCCTTCGGCATCCAGCTCTTTCCTGCCGTGGAGGCCAGGAGCGAGATCCGCTTTCACCAGCTATCCCGCAAAACCGGAGAACGCATCCATCACCAGAAGGTCGCAGGTGACCCTGCTGACGGCGATGTGATCGAGAAGGACGACATCGTCAAAGGGTATGAGTATCGCAAAGGCGAGTACATCACAATCGAGCCTTCCGAGATCGAGCACCTCCGCATTCCCTCGCGACACACCCTCGTCGTATCGCAGTTTGTTGCCCTCGACGACCTCAACCCCGAGCTCTTTGAGAAGCCCTACTTCGTCGTTCCCGATGGCGAGAATCAGACCGAACCTTTCACCGTCATTCGCAAGGCCCTTCAGTCCACCCAGAAAGCGGCTATCGGCAAAATCGCCTTCGGCGGACGCGAGCATCTCGTAGCCATCGCCGCCACCCCTGAAGCGAAAGACAACACGGCTGCCGGTCGCGGCATGATGGCCTACACCCTCCGGTACGCCGAAGAACTCCGCGACCCAGCCGAGTACTTCTCTGAAATCAAAAAGACAACCGTGGATGCCGATCAACTCTCCTTGGCAAAAGAGCTGATACAGCGCAAAGCCTCGAAGTTCGCTCCAGAGAAATTTCACGACGAATACGAATCTGCTCTTAGAGAACTGGTCGAAGCGAAGGTCAACCACGCGCCGCTTCCCAAAGAAAAAGCCGCACCTCGTTCCGGCAAGGTGATCAACCTGATGGACGCACTGCGTAAGAGCGTCAAATCCGGTCCATTGGACGAAGAAGCTCCAGCTCGTAGGCGTTCCATCAAGAAGACTGCAAAGGCCGCCTCAAAGAAGGGTCCGATACTGGTCAAGCCCACATCGAAATCGGTCCGCTCCCGCAAGATTGCCTGATCTCTCATGGCCAATAAGAAGAACTCTTCCGCCAATACGAAGAAGCCCACCCGAAGCGCGCCGGCGAGATCGTCCCGGCAAGCTGCGGATGCGATCGACAGGCAGTTGGCACGTTATCGCTCCATGCGCGACTTCACCGTCACGGTCGAGCCAAGTGGAAAACCCGTTGGCAGGAAGTCAGCCGCCAAAGCCTCCAGCAGCAGCCTTCCCTTCCTCATCCAGAAGCATGCGGCGTCGCATCTGCACTATGACTTCCGTCTCGGCTGGAACGGCGTTCTCAAGAGCTGGGCCTGCGCCAAAGGCCCAAGTTACTACCCAGGCGACCGACGGCTCGCCGTTCAGGTGGAAGATCATCCCATGGAATACGGCGGCTTTGAAGGCATCATCCCCGCTGGACAGTATGGCGGAGGCACCGTCATGCTTTGGGACCACGGCACGTGGGAGCTGCAACCCGGGCACACCGACGTAGATGCCGGACTCCGCGATGGCTCGCTGAAGTTCACGCTGCGCGGCACAAAGATGAAGGGCAACTGGACACTCGTCCGCATGGGTGGAAAGGCAGCCGCAAAGCAGCCGAAGCCGAACTGGCTTCTCATCAAAGAACATGACTCGTTTGAACGCCCCGAGCATGACAGACCCATCACCGAAGAGGCTCCCAACTCCGTTGTCACGCATCGCTCGATCGAGCAGATCGCGGCCTCCGAAGATCATGTCTGGAACTCCAAAGACAGCGCAAAGGAACGCACCCAGCATCGCAAAGATTCCCCTGTGTTACCCGTCAAAGCGCGCGCAGGCAAAACACGCTCTGCCGATCTCTCCGCTGATCTGGCGAAGACTCCAAAAGAATCCTTGCCACGCTTCATCGATCCGCAACTCGCCACGAGTACCACAACGCCGCCAGCAGGTTCCGGCTGGATTCACGAACTCAAGCTCGACGGCTACCGCATCCAGGTTCACCTGCACGATGGCAAAGCCACGCTGTACACGCGCACAGGCCTCGATTGGACTCACCGCATGAAGACCATCGTCAAAGAGTTGGAAAAGCTGCCTGCGCAGTCCGCTCTGCTCGACGGCGAAGTCGTCGTTCTTCGCGACGACGGCACCACCAGCTTCGCCGACCTGCAAACCGCATTTCAGGACGGCACCAAGAAGCCACTCACCTACTTCGTCTTCGATCTGCTTCATCTCAACGGTCATAACCTGCGCGTGCTCTCGCTTTTGAAACGCAAGGCCATCCTGGCCACGCTGCTGCGCGGCTACAACAAAACCGTTCGCCTCTCCGAGCACCTTGATATAGACGCCGCCACCTTCTTCAACAAGGCCTGCGAGCTCCATGCAGAAGGCATCGTCTGCAAGCATGCAGATTCGACGTACATCTCCGGTCGGTCTTCTTCATGGCTCAAGCTCAAATGCATCCATGAACAGGAATTCGTCATCGCCGGATTCACGCTTCCATCCAAGGGCCACACCGGCATCCATGGCATCGGCTCTCTTCTGCTCGGTTATCGGGACGGCTCAGGAAAGCTGATCTACGCAGGCCGCACCGGCACCGGCTTCACACGCAAAACGCATAGCCAACTCCGTACGCAGCTTGAAAAACTGCACCAATCGAAATCTTCCTTTTTTGATCCTCCCGCCGAGGCCCGCAAGGATGCCATCTGGGTCAAACCGTCTCTCGTCGCCCAGGTCCGTTTCGCCAATTGGACGGCCGACAATCTCCTCCGCCAGGCCTCCTTCCAGGGCCTCCGCGAGGACAAACCCGCATCCGAGGTAGTCCGCGAAGAACCCGCTCCCAGACCAGCCTCCCGATCTCTGGAAGGGACTGCCGTCAATACCTCAAAGTGGACACAAAGCTAGCCCCTTTGCACTGCGCATCTTACCTAAAAGTGCCTGAGGCGGCTCGTCAGGACCGCCGCCGAATCACCGGCCACGCATACCCCAAACCCACCGCCAGCACAGATCGCCCAGCACAATCTCCAGCACCGGCTTCAACCTGTACGACAATCTTCATCGCCGCACCCGCCCCCAACCACATCGCCAGATACACAGCGAGACACGCCGGACACTTCGGCAGCAACAGCAGCAGCATCGCCGAGCCCGCACCGCCGCCCGCGCTCCGCCACCACCCTTTGCCCTTCCGAGTCCGTTGTGTCTCGCAGCAGTTCATGGCTCCCTCTCAATGCGCACAGCAGGCATGCGCAGGCTTCGCCGATTCATAGCGGTCATGGTGCCTCACCCATGCCATCGGGTGCGGAACCATCCCCTCTTCATTGCGTCCCAGCGGAGCGACATCCAGCATCGCGTAAACACCCAACAGGCCTTCGAGAGAGCGCGCATACCCCGAGTACGTGTGATACACCGTCCCTCGCTCGTCCTTGTAGAATGCGCTCATCCCCGGCATCTCGTCCGCATGGACCGCGCTCGTGCCAAAGTTGTACGCGTCGCCCTGCAGCTCGTCACTGCGGAACGATACACCAAAGTCGTCGTTGAACTCACTCCCATACGACGACACCCACGGCACCGTCCACCCCATCCGCTTCTTGAACGCAGCGATCTTATCCATCGGTGCCCGCGACACCATCACAAAGCTCACATCGCGCTGCGTCAGGTGCACATAGTTCGCATCCATCGTGTCCGCCGCCATCGAGCACGACGGGCATCCCTGCTCCCACTCCGGCCCAAACATAAAGTGATACACCAGCAGCTGGCTCTTCCCTTCGAACAGCCCCGGCAGCGTCTCTTTCCCGTCCGGCGTATCGAACACATACGCCGCCCGTATGCACTCCCAAGGCAACTGCAGCCGCTCGCGCGCCAGTGCATCACGCTGCCGTGTCAGTTCCTTCTCTTTGGCCAGAAGCGCAACCCGCGCCTCCATCCACTCCTGTCGCGATACCACACTATGTACTGTCATCGTCCTCTCCTTGTTGTCCTGCCTCTCGTCAAATCGCCCGCGCTACTTCCTCACGGACGCCATCCGAATCCTCTCCAACAGTCCGCCCCACCCACCATGGATCTTCCCCCACTGCTCCTCGTTCTTCGGGTCGTAGGCGATGTATCCAATCGCGCGGTGCGTAAACGTCAGCAGCGTCACTCCGCTCTCTTCCTTCAGCCGGTACTGCACATTCGAAACCGCTGGATGAGACATGAACAGCGGCCCCCATATCTCCAGCAACGACGGCGCCTTGATCGCCTGCACATGGCCCCAGAAGTGCCCGGCACCGTTGCCCAGATCGCGAAACCACCGCCCACCTGGCCACGCCTCCAGCTTCATCGGCATCGGCTGCTTGTCTCCGCCCTGGTTGCGCGGCCCCATCTCCTCCAGGATCGTCTCGAACACCACATCGATCGGCGCCGCGATCTCTTCTTCCTTCACAATCTCCAGCGTGTGTACGGCCTGTTCCATAATCGTTGCTGACATCGCTTCCTCCTCGTTTCACTTCGTCTCATCGCGCGGCCCATTCTCCTGCGCAATCTTCTCCATCGCCTTCTGCTCGGCCCGTTCCTTGATGCGGCTGATCTGGTCTGTCCAGTACTTCTCGAACACCTTCACCCAGTCATGGATCGGCTTCAGCCGCGCCGCCTCCAGCTTGTACATCCGGTGCTGCCCCCGCTTCACCACCGTCACCACGCCAACCTTGCGCAACACACCCAGGTGCTTCGACACGGCCGGCTGCGCCATCCGCACCCGCACCACCACGTCATTCACCGCCCACTCCTGCCCATCGCTCAGCAGCCCGATAATCTCCCGCCGCCGCGGCTCCGCCACTGCGTTGAAGACGTCCGCCGTTGTTGCCGTTCTCGCCATGGCAGATTTTATATTCTTATATAGGAATATATGTCAAGAAAAAATATCACCTGTTTCGTTCCGCGTGACTGAAACCCCACAACCTGCTCTCTATCTATCGTTTGCTCTTGCGATACATCACCGTGCCAGGCTCGTCACCGTCGCCCGCATAGCTCATCCCGCACCGCTCCATCACCTTAATCGACTCCCCCACCCGCGGAAACGTGCACGCCACCACCGCCGTCACGTCCTCACGCTTCAGCAGCCACTCCACCATCGCCTTCGCAGCCGCCGTCGCAATCCCGCGCCGCTGAAACCGCGGCAGCGTCGAGTACCCAATCTCCACCTCGCCATTCCCCTTCGGATGCGCCCCCACCGCTCCCACCAGCGTCCGCACAATCCCCAGCCCATCGCACAGCACCACGTAGCGGTGATATCCAATCGTCTCCGGCAGCGTCTCCTGCTGCTTCAAAATGAACTGGTACACATGCGGCTCCCACTCTGCCGGAGGCCACTCCGCCGTCACCTTCGCGCGCACCATCTGCTCCACCCGCGCCCACTCGCGAGCCTCATCCGCGCGCAGCATCTCCGCCGTAATTGCGACCAGCCGCAGCGACCCGGCCCGCAGGTCCGGGCACCCCACCTGCCGCCACGGCAACGACATCACTCTTCGTCGCCCCCGTTACGCTGCCGCGCCAAGCTCGTACCCAGTTGCTGTTGTTCAGCCATCTGCTCCAGCTGCCGACGCCAGTCCAGTTCCTCCACAAACCCGCGCGACGCCCGCCACTCCTCGCGCACCTTCACAAACAATTCGAGAAACACCCGCGTCCCCAGCAGCGACTCCAGCTCCTTACGAGCCATCGTCCCAATCTGCTTCAACATCGCGCCCTGCTTGCCAATCAGGATCGCCTTCTGCCCCTTGCGCTCGCAATAAATCGCCGCGATGATCTTCGTCACCGGCAGCTTCCCATCCTTGCCCTTCTTCCCCCGTCTTTCGGGACCAGACACGGGCTCTTCCCACCGCTCAATCACCACCGCCGTAGCATACGGGACCTCTTCACCCGTCAGCAGCAGGATCTTCTCGCGAATCACCTCCGCAGCCAGAAAACGCTCCGGCTGGTCCGTCAGTTGGTCCTTCGGAAAGTACCGCTGTCCCTCCGGCAACTGCGCCACCACCTTGTCCAGCAGCAGTTCCAGCCCATCTTTCTTCTTCGCAGAGATCGGAATCACATCCGCAAACTCGTGCAGGCTGCTCCAGTGCGCAATCAGCGGCAGCAGCGCACTCTTCGGCAGCGCATCAATCTTGTTCAGCACCAGCACCACCGGACAGTCCAGCTTCTTCACCAGCTGCAACGCAAAGTCGTCCTCCGCCTTGCTCAACTGCCTCCGATGCTGCCCCAGCGTCCGAACCTTCCGCGCCTCCGCAAACTCTTCGCTCGTCTGCGGTTTCTTCGCCTCCGGCAGCCGATGCGTCACATCCACCAGGAACAGCACCACATCGCGCGTCTCCAGCGCGTCATAGACCTCCTGCATCATCCGCTTGTCCAGCTGCGTCTCCGGCTTGTGCACCCCCGGAGTATCCACCAGCACCACCTGCGACGCCGGCCTTCCCGGATCGCCCTTCGTCTTCTTGCGCACCGGCAGCTCCAGCACGCCCTGAATGCGCGTCCGCGTCGTCTGCGGCTTATGCGTCACAATCGCCAGCTTCTGCCCGAGCAGCGCATTCAGCAGCGTACTCTTGCCAGCATTCGGCCTTCCAACAATCGATACAAACCCACTACGCAATGCCATCCCTCTATGATGACACTTCTGCCCCGCTTATCACTTGCCTCTTCTCACTTATCACTCGCTTTCACTCGCCACCAGACTCCCTCGCAGCCCCACCCTCACCCGCTCCACCAGCCTGTCCGTCGACGCCACAACCTCCAGCCGCAGCGGCCCCTCTTCCACCACCTCGCCAGCCAGCGGAATATGCCCGGCGATCTCGCTCACCAGCCCACCCACCGTCGTCGCCTCATGCTCGCTCAGCAGTTGCGACACCATCTGGTCCATCTCCTCAGCCTCTTTCGCCTCGGCCTCTTCATCACAATCTTCCTCGGACTTTTCCATGCAGGGCTCCTCCTCGCGCGAGGCCTCAAACAGCTCTCGCAGTCGAGCCACTTCAAAACTCCCCGGCACCAGCCACGTCCCCTCCGGCTCCGCGATGGCGACCTCGTCCGCCGCCTCCGCATCGTGCTCGTCTTCAATGTTGCCGACGATCGCCTCCAGCAGATCCTCAATCGTCACCAGCCCCGCCACCCCACCGTACTCATCAATCACGATGCTCATATGCTGCTTCTGCCGCTGCATCTCGCGCAGCAGCTCATTCACCTTCTTCGTCTCCGGAATGAACAGCGCCGGCCGCTCCAGCTCCGCCACCGTGCGCGTCCCGGCATCGGCATCCTGCACCCCCAGCAGGTCGCGCGCAAATGCGATGCCCGTAATATCGTCCATGCTCTCGCCATACACCGGCACGCGCGAGAAGTTATGCGCTGTCACCTCCGCCGTAAACTGCTCCAGCGTCGTCGTCCTCGCCACCGCAAACATATCCGGCCGAGGAGTCATCACCTCGCGCACCACCTTGTCGCCGAACTCCACCACGCTCCGCACCAGTTCGCGGTCCTCTTCGTCCAGCACGCCCTCTTCTTCGCCGGCCTCCAGCAGCGCATCCATCGCCTCACCCGGATGCTCCGGCTCCGTAATCTCCGGCTCCGCCAGCCCTGCAATCGACAGCAGCAGACTGATCGCCAGCGTCACCGGCAGCACCAGGTAAAACAGCACCTGCAGCATCGGAATGATTGTCGCGATCCACTCGCCCTTCGTCTTCGTAAAGAAGATCTGCGGCAGCAGCCGGTCGAACACCACCAGAACCAGCAGCAGTTCGAACACCGTCCGTGCAATCTCCTCCAGGCTGTGTCCTAGCTGCCCCTGCAGCCGTATCGCCAGCAGAAACGTCAGCGCAATCAGCGTCATCTGCCGCAACACGCTCGCCGACATCGCCGCCGACTCGCGGCTCAACCGCAGCCGCGGCTCAACCCGCTCCTCCCACGCCTCAATGTTCTCCGTGTACTCGCGCGAGAGGAACTTCCCCATCTCAAAATAAATCCGGTCCACATACGCCGCCAGCGCCAGCACCGCCAGCAGCACCGCAACCGACACCCCCCAGACCCCCGTCACGCCACCACCCCCCGCCGTTTCGCAGTCGCACCACTGCCGTGGCGAATCTTTGCTAACTTCGCTCCCTTTGCGGGAAAGCCTTTGTCTTTGCTCTTGCCTTCTTCCACCCGGGCAATCAACCCCGTCTTCAGCCGCAACTCCCCGCGCAGCTCCGCCTCCCGCGACGCCATCTCGCCATCGTCGCTCTCATGGTCCATCCCCGCCAGATGCAGCAACCCATGCAGCAGCAGCACCCTTACCTCATCCCGCAAAGCATGTCCCTGCTCAACAGCCTGCCGCGCCGCTGTCTCCAGCGACACCGCCAGGTCCCCCGCATGAATACCAGCCATCTCCTCAGCCGCCGGAAAGCTCAACACATCCGTAGCCTTGTCTTTACCCCGCCACTCGCGATTCAGCCGCCGCAGCGTGCGATCGTCCGCCAGCAGCACATCCACCTCGCCGCGCAGCCCCACCGAGTCCTGCGCCACGCGCACAAACCGCTCCAGCCCGCTCTTCGACAGCCCCAGCGCACGCCAGCCCGCCGCATCCGTGCTTCCCTGCGCGGGCCCAACCATACGTCGCGGAGGCTCAAGTGTCATCATGCGTCCCTAAATCCTACCGCACACCGCTTACTTCTTCGCCTGCACCTTGCCAAAGTGCGACGCCATCATCACCCCCAGCAGCAGCGCACCCACACCCAGCAGCGCCCACGCCAGCAGGTCCTGCGGAGCATGAAAGTGCAGCAGCATCAACCCCACAACAAAGTTCGCAAAACCCCAAACCACGTTCACCACCGGCAACGAGTCGCCCTCACCCGGAGGCTTCGCAAACGGCGTCGGAAACGGCATCCCGCAGATCCCCATCACAAAGTGCGGCACCCCATTCGCCAGAAACGCCCCAGCCAGAAACGCCCAAACATACCCCAGCAAACTCATCGTCACCATCGCATCGCTCCTAAAGACAAGATGCGAGCCACCATCAGCTCGCACCTCACA carries:
- a CDS encoding Ku protein; this translates as MPRPFWSGQIQISLVSFGIQLFPAVEARSEIRFHQLSRKTGERIHHQKVAGDPADGDVIEKDDIVKGYEYRKGEYITIEPSEIEHLRIPSRHTLVVSQFVALDDLNPELFEKPYFVVPDGENQTEPFTVIRKALQSTQKAAIGKIAFGGREHLVAIAATPEAKDNTAAGRGMMAYTLRYAEELRDPAEYFSEIKKTTVDADQLSLAKELIQRKASKFAPEKFHDEYESALRELVEAKVNHAPLPKEKAAPRSGKVINLMDALRKSVKSGPLDEEAPARRRSIKKTAKAASKKGPILVKPTSKSVRSRKIA
- the ligD gene encoding non-homologous end-joining DNA ligase, translating into MANKKNSSANTKKPTRSAPARSSRQAADAIDRQLARYRSMRDFTVTVEPSGKPVGRKSAAKASSSSLPFLIQKHAASHLHYDFRLGWNGVLKSWACAKGPSYYPGDRRLAVQVEDHPMEYGGFEGIIPAGQYGGGTVMLWDHGTWELQPGHTDVDAGLRDGSLKFTLRGTKMKGNWTLVRMGGKAAAKQPKPNWLLIKEHDSFERPEHDRPITEEAPNSVVTHRSIEQIAASEDHVWNSKDSAKERTQHRKDSPVLPVKARAGKTRSADLSADLAKTPKESLPRFIDPQLATSTTTPPAGSGWIHELKLDGYRIQVHLHDGKATLYTRTGLDWTHRMKTIVKELEKLPAQSALLDGEVVVLRDDGTTSFADLQTAFQDGTKKPLTYFVFDLLHLNGHNLRVLSLLKRKAILATLLRGYNKTVRLSEHLDIDAATFFNKACELHAEGIVCKHADSTYISGRSSSWLKLKCIHEQEFVIAGFTLPSKGHTGIHGIGSLLLGYRDGSGKLIYAGRTGTGFTRKTHSQLRTQLEKLHQSKSSFFDPPAEARKDAIWVKPSLVAQVRFANWTADNLLRQASFQGLREDKPASEVVREEPAPRPASRSLEGTAVNTSKWTQS
- a CDS encoding thioredoxin family protein, whose protein sequence is MTVHSVVSRQEWMEARVALLAKEKELTRQRDALARERLQLPWECIRAAYVFDTPDGKETLPGLFEGKSQLLVYHFMFGPEWEQGCPSCSMAADTMDANYVHLTQRDVSFVMVSRAPMDKIAAFKKRMGWTVPWVSSYGSEFNDDFGVSFRSDELQGDAYNFGTSAVHADEMPGMSAFYKDERGTVYHTYSGYARSLEGLLGVYAMLDVAPLGRNEEGMVPHPMAWVRHHDRYESAKPAHACCAH
- a CDS encoding SRPBCC domain-containing protein, whose product is MSATIMEQAVHTLEIVKEEEIAAPIDVVFETILEEMGPRNQGGDKQPMPMKLEAWPGGRWFRDLGNGAGHFWGHVQAIKAPSLLEIWGPLFMSHPAVSNVQYRLKEESGVTLLTFTHRAIGYIAYDPKNEEQWGKIHGGWGGLLERIRMASVRK
- a CDS encoding metalloregulator ArsR/SmtB family transcription factor, which produces MARTATTADVFNAVAEPRRREIIGLLSDGQEWAVNDVVVRVRMAQPAVSKHLGVLRKVGVVTVVKRGQHRMYKLEAARLKPIHDWVKVFEKYWTDQISRIKERAEQKAMEKIAQENGPRDETK
- a CDS encoding GNAT family N-acetyltransferase, whose translation is MSLPWRQVGCPDLRAGSLRLVAITAEMLRADEAREWARVEQMVRAKVTAEWPPAEWEPHVYQFILKQQETLPETIGYHRYVVLCDGLGIVRTLVGAVGAHPKGNGEVEIGYSTLPRFQRRGIATAAAKAMVEWLLKREDVTAVVACTFPRVGESIKVMERCGMSYAGDGDEPGTVMYRKSKR
- the era gene encoding GTPase Era, coding for MALRSGFVSIVGRPNAGKSTLLNALLGQKLAIVTHKPQTTRTRIQGVLELPVRKKTKGDPGRPASQVVLVDTPGVHKPETQLDKRMMQEVYDALETRDVVLFLVDVTHRLPEAKKPQTSEEFAEARKVRTLGQHRRQLSKAEDDFALQLVKKLDCPVVLVLNKIDALPKSALLPLIAHWSSLHEFADVIPISAKKKDGLELLLDKVVAQLPEGQRYFPKDQLTDQPERFLAAEVIREKILLLTGEEVPYATAVVIERWEEPVSGPERRGKKGKDGKLPVTKIIAAIYCERKGQKAILIGKQGAMLKQIGTMARKELESLLGTRVFLELFVKVREEWRASRGFVEELDWRRQLEQMAEQQQLGTSLARQRNGGDEE
- a CDS encoding hemolysin family protein, which gives rise to MTGVWGVSVAVLLAVLALAAYVDRIYFEMGKFLSREYTENIEAWEERVEPRLRLSRESAAMSASVLRQMTLIALTFLLAIRLQGQLGHSLEEIARTVFELLLVLVVFDRLLPQIFFTKTKGEWIATIIPMLQVLFYLVLPVTLAISLLLSIAGLAEPEITEPEHPGEAMDALLEAGEEEGVLDEEDRELVRSVVEFGDKVVREVMTPRPDMFAVARTTTLEQFTAEVTAHNFSRVPVYGESMDDITGIAFARDLLGVQDADAGTRTVAELERPALFIPETKKVNELLREMQRQKQHMSIVIDEYGGVAGLVTIEDLLEAIVGNIEDEHDAEAADEVAIAEPEGTWLVPGSFEVARLRELFEASREEEPCMEKSEEDCDEEAEAKEAEEMDQMVSQLLSEHEATTVGGLVSEIAGHIPLAGEVVEEGPLRLEVVASTDRLVERVRVGLRGSLVASESE
- the ybeY gene encoding rRNA maturation RNase YbeY, producing MMTLEPPRRMVGPAQGSTDAAGWRALGLSKSGLERFVRVAQDSVGLRGEVDVLLADDRTLRRLNREWRGKDKATDVLSFPAAEEMAGIHAGDLAVSLETAARQAVEQGHALRDEVRVLLLHGLLHLAGMDHESDDGEMASREAELRGELRLKTGLIARVEEGKSKDKGFPAKGAKLAKIRHGSGATAKRRGVVA